A genomic stretch from Desulfotignum balticum DSM 7044 includes:
- a CDS encoding universal stress protein: protein MKKQPDKISKIGVAIDFSGYSRDTLAYAVETANLTQARMVLINIINQKEMDAMEKAVNAEHPNQFDPAKFLGEEMDRRKMKLRTLVKGIPAMDDMPVKIRISHGVPHVEILEIVRRENADFLVFGPKGRTNFKEFLFGSVAEKLFRHSPVPVMSVRS, encoded by the coding sequence ATGAAAAAGCAACCTGATAAAATCTCAAAAATAGGGGTGGCCATCGATTTTTCCGGATATTCCCGGGACACACTGGCGTATGCCGTGGAAACGGCGAATCTGACCCAGGCCCGGATGGTTCTGATCAATATCATCAATCAAAAAGAGATGGATGCCATGGAAAAAGCGGTCAATGCCGAACATCCCAACCAGTTTGATCCGGCTAAATTTTTAGGAGAAGAGATGGACCGGCGGAAAATGAAATTAAGAACCCTGGTCAAAGGCATTCCTGCCATGGATGATATGCCGGTGAAAATCCGCATCAGCCATGGGGTGCCCCATGTGGAAATCCTGGAAATCGTCCGAAGAGAAAATGCGGATTTTCTCGTGTTCGGACCCAAGGGCCGGACCAATTTCAAGGAATTTCTTTTTGGGTCTGTGGCGGAAAAACTGTTCCGGCACTCGCCTGTGCCCGTGATGAGTGTCCGTTCCTGA
- a CDS encoding sensor histidine kinase encodes MAEILNKRNHGPAYYADFRLKIALRIVIVSLAPLVLVTGIILYQFHVYANQMVHAHLDQLVLKHRQKIDDFLKQKLSDISYLSKSYQFSQLKEKPFLQQRLRALQVDYSYVFVDLGVIDDNGRQVSYAGPFDLDQADYSDSEWFHKARARDTYISDVFLGMRGQPHFIVAVKREWQGRMWLVRATIDFMAFNTLVEDFTMGKTGTAFILNRQGEFQTRAPKGTLKLTLQQYKNLFKMGEDARGNKTGDHIIAPSVLGQNDLFQIAREYEPKIDRYTASPPHKYTTFTVEKKGEDSTRCLVVAAFLKNDDWLLIFQQEKKDAFAKLNETQLIAVFITFAGALLIIFMAFFISGQLVKRIARLDSEKEVMNQQIVETGKLASIGELAAGIAHEINNPVAIMVEEAGWIQDLLSEGIDKGDNFEEFKRALNQIQTQGHRCKGITHKLLSFARKTDSRVETLQINEFVTEVVDLLSQKFKYANINVDVQLNSKLPTIQASATEIQQVLMNILQNAVYAMEKTGGKIIIMTGMDDQHLSVSIKDTGPGIPSDNLARIFDPFFTTRPVGKGTGLGLSICYGIINKMGGRIDVESKVDEGTMFTIVLPLKNPAPIFKENI; translated from the coding sequence GTGGCTGAAATACTGAATAAAAGAAATCATGGGCCGGCATACTATGCAGACTTCAGGTTGAAGATCGCCCTTCGCATTGTCATTGTTTCTTTGGCGCCACTGGTGCTGGTAACCGGCATTATCCTTTACCAGTTCCATGTGTATGCCAACCAGATGGTGCATGCCCATCTGGATCAGCTGGTACTCAAGCACCGGCAGAAAATTGATGATTTTTTGAAGCAGAAACTCAGTGATATCAGTTATCTGTCCAAAAGCTATCAATTCTCCCAGCTTAAAGAAAAGCCGTTCCTCCAGCAGCGGCTGCGGGCCCTTCAGGTGGATTACAGCTATGTGTTTGTGGATCTGGGGGTCATCGATGACAATGGCCGTCAAGTGTCCTATGCCGGTCCGTTTGATCTGGATCAGGCGGATTACAGTGATTCGGAATGGTTTCACAAAGCCCGGGCCAGGGATACCTATATCAGCGATGTGTTCCTGGGCATGCGGGGACAACCTCACTTCATTGTGGCGGTCAAACGGGAATGGCAGGGCCGGATGTGGCTGGTTCGGGCCACCATTGATTTCATGGCTTTCAATACCCTGGTGGAAGATTTCACCATGGGCAAAACCGGCACTGCGTTTATCCTGAACCGCCAGGGTGAGTTTCAGACCCGGGCTCCCAAAGGTACACTCAAGCTGACCCTGCAGCAGTATAAAAATTTGTTTAAAATGGGAGAAGATGCCCGGGGAAATAAAACCGGAGACCATATTATCGCTCCGTCCGTATTGGGCCAGAACGATCTGTTTCAGATTGCCCGGGAATATGAACCCAAAATAGACCGGTATACGGCCAGCCCCCCCCATAAATACACCACGTTCACCGTTGAAAAAAAAGGAGAAGACAGCACCCGGTGTCTGGTGGTCGCTGCGTTTCTCAAAAATGACGACTGGCTTTTGATTTTTCAGCAGGAGAAAAAAGATGCCTTTGCCAAGCTCAATGAAACCCAGCTCATCGCTGTATTTATTACGTTTGCTGGCGCCCTGCTCATCATTTTTATGGCATTTTTTATATCCGGACAACTGGTGAAGCGCATTGCACGGCTGGATTCTGAAAAAGAGGTGATGAACCAGCAGATCGTGGAAACCGGTAAGCTGGCCTCTATCGGGGAGCTGGCTGCCGGCATTGCCCATGAAATCAACAATCCCGTGGCCATTATGGTGGAAGAAGCCGGCTGGATCCAGGACCTGCTCAGTGAGGGGATTGACAAAGGGGACAATTTTGAGGAATTCAAACGGGCACTAAATCAGATTCAAACCCAGGGGCACCGGTGCAAAGGCATCACCCATAAACTGCTCAGCTTTGCCAGAAAAACCGATTCCCGGGTGGAAACCCTTCAGATCAACGAGTTTGTGACGGAAGTGGTGGATCTGTTATCCCAGAAATTCAAATATGCCAATATCAATGTGGATGTGCAACTGAATTCTAAACTACCGACTATTCAGGCGTCTGCCACGGAAATTCAGCAGGTGCTCATGAACATATTGCAGAACGCGGTATATGCCATGGAGAAAACCGGAGGCAAAATTATCATCATGACCGGGATGGATGACCAGCATCTTTCAGTATCAATCAAAGATACCGGTCCCGGGATTCCTTCGGATAATCTGGCAAGAATATTTGATCCGTTTTTCACCACCCGGCCGGTGGGGAAGGGGACCGGTCTGGGCCTTTCCATCTGCTATGGGATCATCAATAAAATGGGGGGCCGGATCGATGTGGAGAGCAAAGTGGACGAGGGAACAATGTTTACAATTGTGCTGCCGTTGAAAAACCCAGCACCAATATTTAAGGAGAATATATAA
- a CDS encoding sigma-54-dependent transcriptional regulator, producing the protein MNTILVIDDDDQLRISFCKLLREENYSVLGAASGEAGVDIITQQPLDLVILDMRLPGMDGMETFKQIKKKDPKLPVIIVTAFGTTETAIEATKMGAYDYVLKPFEIPEMLNLITQAIDAGYFMKSPVAVDALPDNQSGDAIIGQSRAMQTVYKAIGRVAQTDATILIRGESGTGKELVARAVYQHGARADKPFLIINCVAIPETLLESELFGYEKGAFTGASQKHIGKIEQANGGTVFLDEIGDMPLSIQAKILRLLQEKSIERLGGEETIPVDVRIIAATHQNLEQAIENNKFREDLYFRLKVVTIELPPLRDRKDDIPGLIAYYLQKLSHELKMDNPGIHDEALTLLNDYEWPGNVRELGNLIQKVLIFNRGAPIAASDLVQIIHHRHENNHTHDISLDTIRQWVRQNMAGESNSYGFDDFVDIISGIVISEALVSTDGNRTQAAKLLGMSRPTLHAKIEKYNIRMQTRISD; encoded by the coding sequence ATGAATACCATTCTGGTGATAGATGACGATGATCAGTTGCGCATCAGCTTCTGCAAGCTGTTGAGAGAAGAAAACTATTCCGTGCTGGGGGCGGCCTCGGGAGAGGCCGGTGTTGACATCATAACCCAGCAGCCCCTGGATCTGGTGATTCTGGACATGCGGCTGCCGGGCATGGACGGCATGGAAACCTTCAAACAGATCAAAAAAAAGGATCCTAAGCTGCCGGTGATCATTGTCACGGCTTTCGGCACCACGGAAACCGCCATCGAAGCCACCAAAATGGGGGCCTATGACTATGTGCTCAAGCCCTTTGAGATTCCTGAAATGCTGAATCTCATCACCCAAGCCATCGATGCCGGGTATTTCATGAAATCCCCGGTTGCCGTGGATGCGTTGCCTGACAATCAATCCGGAGATGCCATCATCGGCCAGAGCCGGGCCATGCAGACCGTGTATAAAGCCATCGGCCGGGTGGCCCAGACCGATGCCACCATTCTGATCCGGGGCGAATCCGGCACGGGCAAGGAACTGGTGGCACGGGCCGTTTACCAGCATGGCGCCCGGGCGGACAAACCGTTTCTGATCATCAATTGCGTGGCCATACCGGAAACCCTGCTGGAAAGCGAATTGTTCGGATATGAAAAAGGGGCGTTCACGGGTGCCTCCCAGAAGCACATTGGGAAAATAGAACAAGCCAACGGGGGCACCGTGTTTCTGGATGAAATCGGAGACATGCCTTTAAGCATCCAGGCCAAAATCCTGCGGCTGCTCCAGGAAAAAAGCATTGAGCGTTTAGGCGGTGAAGAAACCATTCCCGTGGATGTCCGGATCATCGCCGCCACCCATCAGAACCTGGAACAGGCCATTGAAAATAACAAATTCCGAGAAGACCTGTATTTTCGGCTCAAGGTCGTCACCATTGAACTGCCCCCTTTGCGGGATCGCAAAGACGACATTCCCGGACTGATTGCCTATTATCTGCAGAAACTTTCCCATGAGTTGAAAATGGACAACCCCGGAATTCATGATGAAGCGCTGACGCTTTTAAACGACTATGAATGGCCGGGAAATGTCAGAGAGCTGGGGAACCTGATCCAGAAAGTGTTGATTTTCAACCGCGGGGCTCCCATTGCCGCATCTGACCTGGTCCAGATCATTCATCACCGTCATGAAAACAACCACACCCATGACATTTCCCTTGATACCATCCGACAGTGGGTCAGACAGAATATGGCCGGTGAATCGAATTCTTACGGGTTTGACGATTTTGTGGATATCATTTCAGGCATTGTCATTTCAGAAGCGCTGGTATCCACGGATGGAAACCGCACCCAGGCGGCCAAGCTGCTGGGCATGTCCCGCCCTACCCTTCATGCCAAAATTGAAAAATACAATATCCGGATGCAGACCCGGATTTCCGACTGA
- a CDS encoding AAA family ATPase translates to MGEKTKPTGYQPGFYGKKRQTPDQWVETYFKTWAQKEARKKKETARAKVLPCICFSRQIGVGALEIADELSRIIAYRVVDRQIMEHMAQDTSLSMKLIELFDERYPGRMSELFAMLTSEKTFIKSDYARQLTKTVTAMASMEPTIFVGRGTYLILPRDLTLSVRIVCSTRYRVKRVANILDIEETEAQAHLERCDKEQRQFFKTIYQKDETDLDGIDLVINRDHLTGASEAAKIVACAFEQKFGSRKIIQ, encoded by the coding sequence ATGGGGGAAAAAACAAAACCAACCGGGTATCAGCCGGGATTTTATGGGAAAAAGCGCCAGACCCCGGATCAATGGGTGGAAACGTATTTTAAAACCTGGGCACAAAAAGAAGCACGCAAAAAAAAGGAAACAGCGCGAGCAAAAGTGCTCCCCTGCATCTGTTTTTCACGGCAGATCGGTGTCGGCGCTCTGGAAATCGCAGATGAATTGTCCCGGATCATTGCGTACCGGGTGGTTGACCGGCAGATCATGGAGCATATGGCACAGGATACCAGTCTGTCCATGAAGCTCATCGAGCTGTTCGACGAACGCTATCCAGGCCGCATGAGTGAATTGTTTGCCATGCTCACCAGTGAAAAGACATTCATTAAAAGTGATTATGCCAGACAACTGACAAAAACCGTCACGGCCATGGCTTCCATGGAGCCCACGATCTTTGTGGGAAGAGGCACCTATCTGATCCTTCCCCGGGACCTGACTTTATCTGTCAGGATCGTTTGCAGCACCAGATACCGGGTCAAGCGCGTGGCAAATATTTTAGACATTGAAGAAACCGAGGCCCAGGCCCACCTGGAAAGGTGTGACAAAGAACAGCGGCAGTTTTTCAAAACCATTTATCAGAAAGATGAAACCGACCTGGACGGGATTGATCTGGTCATCAACAGGGATCATCTTACCGGTGCGTCAGAAGCGGCAAAAATTGTGGCCTGTGCGTTTGAACAAAAATTCGGTTCCCGAAAAATAATCCAATGA
- a CDS encoding bifunctional acetate--CoA ligase family protein/GNAT family N-acetyltransferase, with protein sequence MSTHHLDRLFKPKSVAVIGASEKKGSVGCAMMKNLLAGKGNYDVFPVNPRHRKVFDRPCVSRVQEIEKAVDMAVIATPIQMVPELVAACGEKGIAGAVVVSSGGRESGAKGQAIEKQILAAAQKSDLRIIGPNCLGIMNTAVSLNASFAHLTPMPGNMAFLSQSGAVCTSVLDLALRENVGFSHFVSLGSMVDVDFADMIDYLGSQRSVASIVMYMEDITHIRNFMSAARAVSRIKPIIVLKSGRSRAGAKAAASHTGAMAKEDILYDTAFQRAGILRVTEFEELFDGAQFLAKQQRPKGSGLTIITNAGGPGVMAADALASYGMEPAPLSRETLDRLDALLPDNWSRSNPVDILGDTPASAYIDTVKHCAADPKTDALLLICSPAGTMDTQALAELLIPQLQTISCPVFTAWIGGDNVAKARQVFNQAGIVTYDSAERAVRAFKNLYEYGKNIERLTQIPIRTDTKLIIHRDIAGKIIQNAMAGKDTCLLENTAKALMEAYGIPVNDTKIADTREAALEMAARTGFPVVLKICSRDIPHKSDCSGVALNLNTPEDVKTAYSQIMANARQHFPGAHITGVTVQSMQDRADFELFIGAKKDPHFGPVILFGMGGVLTEVFKDISMGLPPLNRMLAAHLIGKTKIASVLKGFRNIQPIDMARLEELLIRVGRLMTDFPEIEILDINPLMVRNGVLTAVDARVFIAPASVPSPMHLIISSYPWQYESLGETVDGQPFFIRPIRPSDADLMIDHFHSLSSRSKYMRFFSPLKELSRDMLIKLTQIDYDREIALVALMGNEQNQKMAGVCRIIVFPDKTQAEFAIAISDDWQGKGIGSSLLTQCLKAARQMGIRRVMGLVLSENTQMLKLGGKLGFAINRAAGGGEYELIIETDDLDLD encoded by the coding sequence ATGAGTACGCATCATCTGGACCGGCTGTTCAAACCCAAAAGCGTGGCAGTGATCGGGGCCAGTGAAAAAAAGGGGTCTGTGGGCTGTGCCATGATGAAAAACCTGCTCGCCGGCAAAGGAAACTATGATGTGTTTCCCGTCAACCCCAGGCACAGGAAAGTGTTTGACCGGCCTTGTGTGTCCCGGGTTCAGGAGATTGAAAAAGCCGTGGACATGGCAGTGATTGCCACCCCCATCCAGATGGTGCCGGAACTGGTGGCGGCGTGCGGGGAAAAAGGCATTGCCGGCGCTGTGGTGGTATCATCCGGCGGACGGGAGTCCGGTGCCAAAGGACAGGCCATTGAAAAACAGATCCTGGCAGCTGCCCAAAAATCCGACCTCAGAATCATCGGTCCCAACTGCCTTGGCATCATGAACACGGCCGTTTCCCTGAATGCCAGTTTCGCCCACCTGACACCTATGCCCGGCAACATGGCATTTTTATCCCAGAGCGGTGCCGTGTGCACCTCCGTGCTGGATCTGGCCCTTCGGGAAAACGTGGGGTTCAGCCATTTTGTCAGCTTAGGCTCCATGGTGGATGTGGATTTTGCCGACATGATCGATTATCTGGGGTCCCAGAGATCTGTGGCAAGTATTGTGATGTATATGGAAGACATCACCCATATCCGGAATTTCATGAGCGCGGCCCGGGCCGTGTCCCGCATCAAGCCCATCATTGTCCTCAAATCCGGAAGATCCAGGGCCGGGGCCAAAGCCGCCGCATCCCACACCGGGGCCATGGCCAAAGAAGACATCCTGTATGACACGGCCTTCCAGCGGGCCGGCATTCTCAGGGTCACGGAATTTGAAGAGCTGTTCGACGGTGCCCAGTTTCTGGCAAAACAGCAAAGGCCCAAAGGAAGCGGCCTGACCATCATCACCAATGCCGGCGGCCCCGGAGTCATGGCGGCCGATGCCCTGGCATCTTACGGCATGGAACCGGCCCCGTTGTCTCGGGAAACCCTGGACCGACTCGATGCACTGCTGCCTGACAACTGGAGCCGGAGCAATCCCGTTGACATTTTAGGGGACACCCCGGCATCCGCTTATATAGATACGGTCAAACACTGTGCCGCTGATCCGAAAACCGATGCCCTGCTGCTGATCTGCTCACCGGCCGGCACCATGGATACCCAGGCACTGGCCGAGCTTCTGATCCCCCAGCTTCAGACGATTTCTTGTCCCGTGTTCACCGCCTGGATCGGCGGTGACAATGTGGCAAAGGCCAGACAGGTGTTCAATCAGGCCGGGATTGTCACCTATGACTCGGCGGAACGGGCGGTCCGGGCATTCAAAAACCTGTATGAATATGGAAAAAACATTGAACGGCTGACCCAGATCCCTATCCGCACGGACACCAAGCTGATCATTCACCGGGATATTGCCGGTAAAATCATTCAAAACGCAATGGCGGGAAAAGACACCTGTCTTCTGGAAAATACGGCCAAGGCCCTGATGGAGGCATACGGCATTCCCGTTAATGACACAAAAATCGCCGACACCCGGGAAGCGGCCCTGGAAATGGCGGCCCGGACGGGATTCCCCGTGGTGCTGAAAATCTGTTCCCGGGACATCCCCCATAAATCAGACTGCAGCGGCGTAGCCCTGAATCTCAATACGCCCGAAGATGTCAAGACCGCCTACAGTCAGATTATGGCAAACGCCAGACAGCATTTTCCTGGTGCACACATCACGGGTGTCACTGTTCAGTCCATGCAGGATCGGGCTGATTTTGAACTGTTCATCGGTGCCAAAAAAGATCCCCATTTCGGTCCGGTGATTCTTTTCGGTATGGGCGGCGTGTTAACGGAAGTGTTCAAAGACATATCCATGGGTCTGCCGCCCCTGAACCGCATGCTTGCCGCCCATTTGATCGGAAAGACAAAAATCGCATCCGTTCTCAAGGGATTCAGAAACATTCAACCCATTGATATGGCACGCCTGGAAGAGCTGCTGATTCGGGTGGGAAGACTGATGACCGATTTTCCTGAAATTGAAATTCTGGACATCAATCCGTTGATGGTGAGAAACGGGGTTTTAACGGCCGTGGATGCCCGGGTGTTTATTGCACCGGCATCCGTGCCCTCTCCCATGCATCTGATTATCAGCTCCTACCCCTGGCAGTATGAATCTTTGGGGGAAACCGTGGACGGTCAGCCGTTTTTTATCCGCCCCATCCGGCCCAGCGACGCAGACCTGATGATCGATCATTTTCATTCCCTGTCATCCCGAAGCAAATACATGCGGTTTTTCTCCCCTTTGAAAGAATTGTCCAGGGACATGCTCATCAAACTGACCCAGATCGATTATGACCGGGAGATCGCTCTGGTGGCTTTGATGGGAAATGAGCAAAACCAGAAAATGGCCGGGGTTTGCCGGATCATTGTGTTCCCCGATAAAACCCAGGCGGAATTCGCCATTGCCATCAGTGATGACTGGCAGGGCAAAGGCATCGGTTCCTCGCTTTTGACCCAGTGCCTGAAAGCGGCCCGGCAGATGGGCATCCGGCGGGTTATGGGGCTGGTACTTTCAGAAAACACCCAGATGCTCAAACTGGGCGGAAAACTGGGATTTGCCATCAACCGGGCGGCAGGCGGCGGAGAATATGAATTGATCATCGAAACCGATGATCTGGATCTTGATTAA
- a CDS encoding CBS and ACT domain-containing protein: MLIKEWMSKPVITINHDESLNDAAKLFRTRVISMVPVIKNNDLAGIVTDGDLKKAMPSDATTLDRFELPALLDSIKVSAVMTKPVITIPQDHTVDEAAVIMLKKGISGMPVMDHSNKMAGILTKSDIFRCFVSFTGVATTGQIFATRLQDRPGLIKKFTDMVRAKGGRLCSILTSYDDIEDGYRKVYFHAFDIDPDGFSSLVETFSEIGQLYYAADLSRGYRKLF, encoded by the coding sequence ATGTTGATAAAAGAATGGATGAGCAAACCCGTCATTACCATCAACCATGACGAATCATTAAATGATGCGGCCAAACTGTTTCGAACCCGGGTGATTTCCATGGTCCCGGTGATCAAAAACAATGACCTGGCCGGCATTGTTACGGACGGAGACCTGAAAAAAGCCATGCCCTCGGATGCGACCACCCTGGACCGGTTCGAACTGCCGGCACTGCTGGATTCCATAAAAGTGAGCGCCGTTATGACCAAACCCGTCATCACCATTCCCCAGGATCACACCGTGGATGAGGCTGCCGTGATTATGCTGAAAAAAGGAATTTCCGGCATGCCCGTGATGGATCATTCAAACAAGATGGCAGGGATTTTGACAAAAAGCGATATATTCCGGTGTTTTGTCTCTTTCACCGGGGTCGCGACTACAGGCCAGATCTTTGCCACCCGACTCCAGGACCGGCCCGGTCTCATCAAGAAATTCACGGACATGGTCCGGGCAAAGGGGGGACGTCTGTGCAGCATCCTGACCTCATATGATGACATTGAAGATGGATACAGAAAAGTGTATTTCCATGCCTTTGATATCGACCCGGATGGTTTCTCCAGTCTGGTGGAGACATTCAGTGAGATCGGACAATTATATTATGCCGCAGACCTGTCCCGGGGATACCGGAAACTTTTTTAA
- a CDS encoding universal stress protein: MNRKINKILACVDFSDYTMMVLSYAVELASASDMQIVVLNVINQRDINGIRMAVGYFPTQGPVMLSVEDCVEDWKKDRHTQLKQLVKEHFFDDKSKMHLMVDTGIPYERILKTAENENIDLIVIANKGRGNLSRVLFGSAAEKVFRHAKVPVVCVRDPEKFKQGGRL, from the coding sequence ATGAACCGAAAAATAAATAAAATCCTGGCCTGCGTTGATTTTTCAGATTACACCATGATGGTATTGAGCTATGCCGTGGAACTGGCCTCTGCTTCGGACATGCAGATTGTTGTTCTGAATGTGATCAACCAGCGGGACATCAACGGCATCAGAATGGCGGTGGGATATTTTCCGACCCAGGGGCCTGTGATGCTGAGCGTGGAAGACTGCGTGGAGGACTGGAAAAAAGACCGGCATACCCAGCTGAAACAGCTGGTCAAGGAACATTTTTTTGATGACAAGTCAAAAATGCACCTGATGGTGGACACGGGCATTCCCTATGAGCGTATCCTGAAAACAGCGGAAAATGAAAACATCGATCTGATCGTCATTGCCAACAAAGGCCGGGGAAACCTGTCACGGGTATTGTTCGGCAGCGCGGCGGAAAAAGTGTTCCGCCACGCAAAGGTGCCGGTGGTGTGTGTCAGAGATCCTGAAAAATTCAAACAAGGGGGAAGGCTATAA
- a CDS encoding glycogen-binding domain-containing protein, which yields MSEKKQKKRRKKIAFALHAPQAETVLLAGDFNQWNPEKHVLKKSRNGAWETRLMLSPDTYEYKFVVDGKWQMDPVNPRICQNCFGTANNLLTVAE from the coding sequence ATGAGCGAGAAAAAACAAAAAAAACGTCGAAAAAAAATTGCATTCGCATTGCATGCCCCCCAGGCTGAAACTGTGTTGCTGGCCGGCGACTTCAACCAGTGGAATCCTGAGAAACATGTGTTGAAAAAAAGCAGAAACGGGGCCTGGGAAACCAGATTGATGCTTTCTCCCGACACCTATGAATATAAATTTGTTGTGGATGGCAAATGGCAGATGGACCCGGTCAATCCCCGGATCTGCCAAAACTGTTTCGGTACCGCCAACAACCTTTTGACCGTTGCAGAATAA
- a CDS encoding response regulator, with product MAIANILLVDDEVPFVDTMIKRLTKRNMDVLPAYGGEDALKKLAENKRVEVVILDVKMPGMDGLETLKEIKKEFPLVEVIMLTGHATVESAIDGMKLGAFDYLMKPSDIDLLVEKVTEAAAKKRRHEEKIIEAQMRKITTRGR from the coding sequence ATGGCCATTGCAAACATTTTACTTGTGGATGATGAAGTGCCGTTCGTAGACACCATGATCAAACGTTTGACCAAGCGGAACATGGATGTTCTGCCGGCATACGGCGGTGAAGACGCGTTGAAAAAGCTGGCGGAAAACAAACGGGTGGAAGTGGTGATTCTGGATGTCAAGATGCCGGGTATGGACGGACTTGAGACACTCAAGGAGATCAAAAAAGAGTTTCCATTGGTGGAAGTGATCATGCTGACCGGGCATGCAACGGTTGAATCCGCCATCGATGGGATGAAACTGGGCGCGTTTGATTATCTGATGAAGCCCAGCGATATTGATCTTCTGGTGGAAAAAGTGACGGAAGCGGCTGCAAAAAAGCGCCGGCATGAAGAAAAAATCATTGAAGCACAGATGCGGAAGATTACCACCCGGGGTCGCTGA
- a CDS encoding response regulator, which yields MTEEKKYTESKNKPDTHPKVKIRVLLVDDETAYADVLANRLGKRGFDVTKAYTSPEALLVLRTRQFDVAVLDLKMPDMDGIEVLKIAKQVDPTLQVIMLTGHGSAAACDQGLALGAFDYLMKPCEFDTLVDKIQEAFEKKSKSEP from the coding sequence ATGACAGAAGAAAAAAAATACACCGAATCCAAAAACAAACCAGACACCCACCCGAAGGTCAAAATCCGGGTCCTGCTGGTGGATGATGAAACCGCTTACGCGGATGTCCTTGCCAACCGGCTCGGCAAACGGGGGTTTGACGTTACAAAGGCGTACACCAGCCCGGAGGCGTTGCTGGTGTTACGCACCCGGCAATTTGATGTGGCGGTTCTGGACCTTAAAATGCCGGATATGGACGGCATCGAGGTGCTGAAAATCGCCAAACAGGTGGACCCCACCCTTCAGGTAATCATGCTCACGGGACACGGCTCAGCCGCCGCCTGTGATCAGGGCCTTGCACTGGGCGCATTTGACTATCTCATGAAGCCCTGTGAATTTGATACGCTGGTTGATAAAATCCAGGAAGCATTTGAAAAAAAATCAAAATCTGAACCATAA